The nucleotide window TCAGGAGCGACAACGGCAGCAACGACCGGATTGAAAACGCCGGTAACGGGTGGTCCGGTGACGAGGAGACAGTTACCAGTAACAACGATAGAAGTGACACTAGTGAGAACGGAAACAGCGGCGATGCGAGGACGGATTCCAACAACGATGGCTCGTCGGGGGAGCAACCTCACACGGTGGAGATCGCGGGCCACACGTTCGAGATTCCCGAGTTCTTGGCCGATCTTTCCCTAGAAGACGCAAAGACAGCGATAAAGGGGGCATTCTTCGGCCAAACGGGGATGCGGGACGGGATGCATCCAGTGGATTCGGCGAACTCCGTGTTCTACATCCTCGGCCAGATTGCCGGATCGTTCGTTCCGACGTTGGGCAGCGTCGCGGATGCGCGTGACGCCGTCCAAGACGCCGCGAACGGCAAACTGGGTACTGCAGCGCTCAGCGCAGCCGGAGCTATTCCCGGTCTCGCAAAACTGACCGAGGGACAACTGGCGATACGACACCTCAAGGACTGGAAGAAGAGCTTTGGTGGGGAAATGGCCGGAGATCTCAAAACACTCGGACAGTTGATCGTCAACCACGTCGGGCCGTACATGCCGAACTCGATCGTGAAGAAGGCACTCGACGTTACCACCGACGGGGCGGCGAGCACGCTGAAAAAGGACGGCTTCACCGTGGAGCAAATCACGGAGTTCTCCAAAGACGGAAATCTCGAGATGATGGCAGAAGCTTCCGAGAGCGGGTTGAAACTCAGTCCCGAGAGTACCAACTTCAAGCGAGTCAGTCGGCTCAGGAACATGGACGTACCTGCCGAGGATGTCGTGTGGTACGTTGAGAATGGCTACAGCCTCAAATGGGTCGAAAATCTTCGAAAATCTGGTAGATCTCCCGAGTTCATCAAGGACGTATATAAGTGGGGATCGCGAGGACAAGAAAGCACAGACTGGTACAGTATGGCAAACGACTACTGCAGCGTACAAGCATCACTCGAAGACAGAAAGGAAGAAAATAAACAAGCATGTAATAATCTCCCAACCCAGTGAAGGACGATACGGTCGAATTGTCAAGATTAAAGGGACCATCATAGACAAAGAAAATGAAGCTCAAAGGATATATCGAAGGAATCGTACTCGTTGTAGTGATGTGGTTCGTATTCCAGTGGGGTGTCCAGCCAATACTCATTAGTATCGATCCGATGTTCGCCGACCAGCCCGTTAACCGCATCCGGCGCGGTCCACAGACTCCTGCGCAGGTGGCCGGGATTGTCACATTTGTTGTAGGAATATTTATTTATTATTCTACTAGACTCATATACTCCCATGGGATTAATGAATACATAGGTGGACTCCATGTATTATTATTCATCCCGATCTCCGCTCTGATTCCAAACAGATATATCCCTGGATGGTTTGTCCCGGGTGATCTCGATCTTGATGAATGGTGATTGAAATTGTGTTTGTCAATTAATTTCCGTGAAGATATCCTTATAAGTAATCAACAAGGACGAATTTATTAATTCTGTGTGAAAATCGACAGCAAGAAAAGAAATCGTTACAATGGAACTTAGAGGATACATTGAAGTAGCGATACTCGTCGTAGTGATGTGGTTCATCTTTCAGGATATCGTTCAACCGATACTCATCGGTATCGACCCGATGTTCGCCGATCAGCCAGTTGACCGCGTTCGGCGCGGTCCGCAGACCCCCGCACAGGTGGCCGGAATCGTCACATATGCTGTGGGTGCATTCATCTACTATTCAGGGAAACTCATGTATTCTCATGGTATTTTAGTATATTTTTTGGGTTTTCAACGAGTGATTTTGATGATTATCCCCAATACAATTCTGACAGAAAAATACCATCCGAGAAAAATGGAGACTGTTGAAGAACTCGCAGAACAATATAAGGACTAATATACAAACGATGCAACTGCAGTCTAACGAAGGTCAAGACCCGCCGAAACACGTTTTCGCCCGAAACCATCAACGCCGTGTGGAAGTGGGGCTCACGGACAAGTACAGTCATCGATTGGTACAGCATGGCTGATAACTACTGCAAAGTCCAGCAGTCACGCAAACCAGCAAACGGAAACCATGCATCGATATGTGAGCGACTGTCAACCCAACCAGACAGTTGATCGTTCCATAGCTCAGGTTGCCGAGAACAATGGTTAACTGCTGGCTCCGCCACACACCAGTATGCTCAACCTCGATATCGCGTCGTTCATGGTCGAACTGAAAGACGGCGCGTTAAAGAACGTCGGTCCATCGAACAAGTCCGCCACCGCGAAACTGTTCGACGTGACGAGTGCCGAGGCACGCGAGTTCGGCGACAAACGCGTGAAGTTCGTCTTCGAGGACGACGAAGGCAACGAGGTCCAGGTGGCGCTCTTTCCCAAGGAGGCCAAACGGATCGCGGACGATATCGAAGCCCTCGAAGCGGACAGTCGGGTCTTCGAGGACTGACGTTCCGTTACCGCTCCGCACAGCCCACACACCTCCCGCGTGCGCCGACCGGGCCGATCTGTCGATGCTGTCTCGCCGAAGCGTTGATCCCGACGGTGCGTGCGCGCCGCGTTTCGACAACCGTTTTAGTGCCCGGCCGTACGTTGAGCCAATGGGTAGCTGTATCATCTGCGGCACCTCCACGGATGGCTACATCTGCGAGAGTCACGAGGAGGACGTCGTTTTCGAATTCGAGGGATCGCACGCGAACCAACTCACGCCCGGGCGTTTCTACCGTGGCTCGGTGGACGGCTTCGCCGAGTTTGGCGTGTTCATCGACATCGGCGACAGCGTCACCGGTCTGCTCCACCGCAGCGAGCTCGACAGCCGTCTGGAGAGCCTCGACTGGGACTCGGGCGACACGGTCTACGTCCAGGTCACGGACGTCCATGACAACGGCAACGTCGATCTCACGTGGTCGATCCGTCAGGCCGACCGCGAGTTCCGCGGCAGCCTCGTCGACACGCCCGAGGGTGACGAACTCCCGGACGACGCGGAGGCCCCAGACCCAAATGAGCGCGCGGTCGCCGGACGTCCGGCGACCGACGCCGACGAGAGCGCAGTGACGACCGACGAGCCACAGACGGACGAGAGCTCGGCGACGGTCGACATCGACGGTGCGAGCGAGTCGGAAACCGACACGAGCACCGAGAGAGCAACCGGGACGAGCGCCGCATCGACGGCCGACGACGGTGGCGCGACGCTCGCCGAACCCGACGAGGAGCGCGAGCGCGTCGCCATCGACGAACTGGAATCGCGCGTCGGCGACGAGGTGCGCGTCGAGGGTACGGTCGCCTCGGTGCGCCAGACCGGCGGCCCGACCGTCTTCACGCTTCACGACGAGAGCGGCACGGTCGACTGCGCGGCCTTCGAGGAGGCCGGCGTCCGCGCGTACCCCGACGTCGAACAGGGTGCGGTCGTCGCCATCGAAGGGCGCGTCGAGCGCCATCGCGAGGAGATCCAGGTCGAGGCGTCCGGGCTCGCCGTGCTGGACGACGAGGAGCGCGAGGCCGTCGAGGACCGGATGGAGGAGGCACTCGCCGAGCAGGCCCAGCCCGAGGCGGTCGCACCGCTCGCTGAGGATGAAGCGGTCGACGATCGCCTCGACGAGATCCGCGATCTCGCGGGGCTGATCCGGCGCGCCGTGCTGGATTCACGACCCGTCATCGTCCGTCACGACGCCAGTGCCGACGGCTACGTCGCCGCCAGCGCCATCGAGCGGGCGACGCTGCCCCTCGTGCGCGACGAGCACGCCCAGCGCGACGCCGAGTACCACTACTTCGACCGCCGACCGCTCGGCGAGGGCGTCTACGACATGAACTCGGCGACCCGCGACGTGACGAAGATGCTCGACGCCAACGAGCGCCACGACGAGAAGTTCCCGCTGTTCGTCTTCTGTGGCGTCGGCGGGACCGGGGCCTCGAAGGACGGGCTGGAACTGCTCTCGGTGTACGACGCCGATCGAGCCGTCGTTTCCGACGGGGCCACCAACGGCGAGACGGCCGAGGCGTTCGTCGACACTGCGGGGACGACCGCGACCGCGATCGCGGCGACAGTCGCCGTCCACGTCGATCCCGACGTGCGCGACGATCTCGAACACCTACCGGCGGTGAGTTTCTGGGAGGAGACGCCCGCGGCGTACGCCGATCTCGCCAGCGAGATGGAGTACGACGCCGACCGGACACGCGATCTCCGGCAGTCGGTCGCGCTCGTCGCGAACTACCAGGCCTACGAGGACAAGCGCGAACTCGTCGCCGACCTGCTGTTCGACGGGCGTGAGTCGCTCGCGACGCGGCTGGCGACCCAGTTCCGCGAGAAGCTCGACACGGCGCTCGATACCGCACGGGCGCATCTCGAACAGCACGAGGTCGACGGAACAGTTGTAAGCGTGCTCGATACGGACGCGTTCACCCACCGCTACGACTTCCCGCCGACGGGACTGCTCTGTGACGAACTCCACCGCCGAACCCGCGACGACGCACCGGTGCTGCTGGGGATCGGCGAGGACGAACTGCTCGTCCGGCACGTCGACGCCCTCGATCTCGACGCCGTCGCCACGGACGTCGCCGACGGCGCGCCCGACGCGGACGTGTCGGTCGGCGCGGCCGGCGACGACAGGCTGACCTTCCTGGTCGGCGAGCGCGAGGCCGTCCGCGAGGCGGCGATCGAAGCGGTCGCCGAACGGTCGTAGGTCGGCAACAACAGCCTTATTCACGCGACGCGACTGGTTTTCACGAGTGCGATGAGTACCGAGATTCCGCCGACCGAGACGGAGGCATTCGAGCGGACCTGCGAGACGCTTATCGAGCGGATTCTCGACGGCGAGATCGAACGCGGCAAAGTCGAGGCGGCGAAACTCGAGGCCTGTTCGACCCATTCCGCGCCGAAAGTCCCGAAGAACTCCGAGATCATGGATCACGCGCCGGAGGGCCGCCGCGAGGAGCTGGAGAAAGTGCTGCAGCGAAAGCCCGTCAGAACGGCCTCGGGCGTCTCGCCGGTGGCGATCATGACCAGCCCGCACATGTGCCCGCACGGGAAGTGTCTCTACTGTCCGGGCGGTCCCGGCTCCGAGTTTTCGAGTTCGCAGAGCTACACGGGCCACGAGCCGGCCGCCGCGCGCGGCGTCCAGAACGACTACGATCCCTACGGCCAAGTCACGCTTCGACTCAATCAACTGCGCGAGATCGGGCACCCAGTGGACAAGGTCGAGCTAATCGTGATGGGCGGGACGATGACCGCCCGGAGCCACGACTACCAAGAGTGGTTCGTCAAGCGGGCGCTCCAGGCGCTCAACGAGTTCGATCCCGACGCCGAGCCGACTCCCTCCGAGAGCGAGAGCTTCGCACAGGAGCCCGACGAGTACGACTTTCGCTATCTGGAAGACGTGATCGCCGACAACGAGACGGCGCGGGTTCGCAACATCGGGACGACCTTCGAGACGAAACCCGACTGGTGTGACCCCGAGCAGATCGACCGCATGCTCGATCTCGGCGGGACGAAAGTCGAGGTCGGCGTGCAGACCACGTATGATGAAATCAATCGCGCGATGCATCGCGGGCACGGCACACAGGCCTCCGTGAACGCGAACCGCCGGCTGCGGGACGCAGGGTTCAAGGTGGGCTTTCACATGATGCCCGGCCAGCCCGGGATGACGCGGGAGATGTGTATCGAGGACTTCCGCCGGCTGTTCGAGGAGAGCGAGTGGCGGCCGGACTATCTCAAGATCTACCCAATGCTGGTCGTGCGCGGGACGGCGACCTACGACATGTGGCGAAACGAGGAGTTCGAGCCGCTCGACAACGAGACGGCCGCCGAACTGGTCGCCGAGATCAAGTCGATGATACCCAAGTACGTCCGTCTCCAACGCGTCCAGCGCGACATCCCGGCGGACTTCATCGATGCGGGCGTCTGGAAGTCGAACCTCCGCCAGCTCGCGCGCCAGCGCATGGACGAACACGGCTGGGACTGTGACTGCATCCGCTGCCGCGAGGTCGGAATGAACGAGGAACCGCCCGAGAACGTCGAGCGCGACGTGCTGACCTACGAATCGGGCGGCGGCACCGAGCAGTTCATCAGCTACGAGGACCCCGACCGCGACCTGCTGGTGGGATTCTGTCGGCTGCGCTTCCTGAACGACCCCGTGCGCCGCGAGCTCGAAAACGCGGCCATCGTCCGCGAACTCCACGTCTACGGCCCGATGGTCCAGGTCGGCGACGAGAGCGCCGACTGGCAACACAGGGGCTACGGCGGGAAACTGCTTGACCACGCCGAGCGGATGGCCGCCGACGCCGGCTTCGACAAACTGAGCGTCATCAGCGGGATCGGCGCACGCGAGTACTACCGCAATCGGGGCTATCACCAGGACGGCCCGTACGTCTCGAAGCGATTGTAAACCGCTATCAGATTCATTCGAGTTGCCGAAAACGGGGGTTTGGATCGCTGAAACCCCCGAACCGGCCAGTTGATTTATGTAGGAGGGGTGTGCGAGTGGGGACGGGGACGCCGCAGGTGATGCCACGGACGGACCCACTCGTGGGGTGCGGAGCCGGTTCGGGGGTTCATGGCCCCATCCGGTCGACGTTCTGAAACCATTGTGACCCGATCTCGTTTAGCGTCCGGAGTCCGTAGCGCAGTCGATGACTCAGAACTGCTCGCGACGGGAGGGGCCGCGATGAACGTCGCCATCGTCGGTGCCGGCGTCGCCGGCGCGGGAGCGGCGTACGCGCTCAACGACACGGCGGACGTGACGGTTTTCGAGAAGGCGTCGTCGATCGGCGGCCGGACCGCGACCCGGCGACGGCACGGCTGTCGGTACGATTACGGCGCGAACTACTGCAAGGACGAAGGAAGCGCCGACGATCTCCTTCCGGAACTCGACGCGTCGGGATTGGTCGATATCGACACGCCGGTCTGGACGTTCGACGGCGCGAACGAGATCAGTGAGGGCCACGACAGCGACGAGCGAAAGTGGACCTACCGCGACGGCATCGAGCAGCTGCCCCACCGGCTGTTCGAGCGCACCGACGCGACGATCGAGACGGACACCCGCATCGGCGGGATCGAACGGACGAACGGCTGGCGGCTCGAAAACGTGGCCGGTGACGACTGTGGCGAGTTCGACGCACTGGTGTGTACGCCGCCCGCCCCGCAGACGGCGGAGCTGCTGGCGAGTGCGGGATGGGAGGACGAGCTCCGTGAGCAACTCGTCGGAACGATGAATGCGGTGCCGTACCGGACGACCGTCACCGCCGTGTTGCACTACCCGTTCGCGCTCGATCGGCCGTACTACGCGCTCGTGAACACCGACGGTGAGCACGAGATCGGCTGGCTCTCGCGCGAGGAGTGCAAGCCGGGCCACGTGCCAGAGGGTGAGTCGCTTCTGATCGTCCAGCTGGCACCCGGCTGGTCGGCCGAGCGTTACAGCGAACCCACCGACGAGATCGCGGCCACAGCGGCCGACTCGGTCGCGGAACTGTTCGACGACGAGCGCCTCGCCGCCCCGGACTGGGTCGACAGCAAGGGCTGGCGGCTCGCTCAGCCCGACGACGGCGTCGATACGGAGCTGCTCGCCCGCGCCGAGGCGGACGGGCTCTTCTTCGCCGGCGATTGGGTCGCGGGCGAGGGGCGGATCCATCTCGCGCTCGACAGCGGCCTCGATGCCGGCGATCGCATCCGAGAGCGCGCGTAACGACACCTCTTTTCGGCACCCGTACACAGAACGGGTATGGATCCGAAGCGCGAGCTCACCAGCGTCGACCTCGCGGCCCTCGTCACCGAGCTCGGGACGTACGCCGGCGCGAAGCTCGACAAGGCCTATCTCTACGGCGACGATCTGCTGCGCCTCAAGCTCAGGGACTTCGATCGTGGCCGGGTCGAACTGCTGATCGAGGTCGGCGAGACCAAGCGCGCACACGTCGTCTCGCCCGAGCACGTCCCCGACGCGCCGGGTCGTCCGCCCGGGTTCGCGAAGATGCTCAGAAACCGGCTCTCGGGCGCGGATTTCGCCGGCGTCTCGCAGTTCGGCTTCGATCGTGTGCTCACCTTCGAGTTCGAGCGTGGGGATCGAAACACGAAGGTCGTCGCCGAGCTGTTCGGCGAGGGAAACGTCGCCGTTCTCGACGCGACCGGCGAGGTGGTCGACTGTCTCAACACCGTCCGCCTCCAGTCCCGGACCGTGGCCCCAGGCGCACAGTACGAGTTCCCCTCGGCACGTTTCGACCCGCTCGCGGTCGACTACGACGGCTTTGCCGCCCGAATGGATGAGTCGAACACCGATCTCGTGCGCACGCTCGCTACCCAGCTCAACTTCGGCGGGCTCTACGGCGAGGAGCTCTGTACCCGCGCGGACGTCGAGAAGGAGCTGGCCATCGAAGAGGCCGATGAAACCGATTTCGAGGCGCTCTACGACGCACTCACTGGACTGTCGGAACAGCTGTCGAGCGGTGATTTCGCTCCCCGTATCTACCGCGACGACGGCGAACCGGTCGACGTCACGCCCTTTCCGCTCGACGAGCGCGCCGAGTTGGATAGCGAGGAGTTCGACTCGTTCACGGCGGCGCTCGACGCGTACTTCGTCGAGCTCGACACCACGGAGGACGAGGAGAGCGGCGGGCGCGAGCGCCCCGATTTCGAGGAGCAGATCGAGCGCCAGCAGCGCATCATCGACCAGCAGGAGGGTGCCATCGAGGAGTTCGAGGAGCAGGCCGACCGCGAGCGCGAAACGGCCGAATCGCTCTACGCGAACTACGAGCTCGTCGACGAGATCCTCATCACGGTCAGGAACGCGCGCGAGGAAGGCATCGGCTGGGAGGCCATCGAGGAGCGGTTCGCCGAGGGCGAGGAGCGCGGGATCGCGGCCGCCGAGGCCGTGACGGGCATCGAGCCGAGCGAGGGCACCGTCACCGTCGAAATCGACGACCGTGACGTGGAGCTCGACCCAGAGGAGGGCGTCGAACAGAACGCCGATCGGCTCTACCGCGAGGCAAAGCGCGTCGTCGAGAAGAAGGAGGGTGCCGAGGAGGCTGTCGCCGAGACGCGCGAAGAGCTCGAAGCGATCGAGCGCCAGCGTGACGAGTGGGAGGCCGGCGACGTCGATAACGAGCCCGACGAGGAGAGCGAAGACATCGACTGGCTCTCTCGAAGATCGATTCCCGTCCGCACGGACGAGCAGTGGTACGAACGGTTCCGCTGGTTCCACACGAGCGACGGCTATCTGGTGATCGGCGGGCGCAACGCCGATCAGAACGAGGATCTGGTGAAGAAATACCTCGATCGCGGCGATCGCTTCTTCCACACGCAGGTCCAAGGCGGGCCGGTGACGATCCTGAAGGCCACCGGTCCGAGCGAGCCGACCCGCGAGATCGACCTGCCCGACCGAAGCCTGGAGGAGGCCGCCCGGTTCGCCGTTTCGTACTCGACGGTCTGGAAGAACGGGCGCTTCGCCGGCGACGCCTACATGGCCGAGCCGGACCAGGTCTCGAAGACGCCCGAGAGCGGCGAGTATCTCGAAAAGGGTGGGTTCGCCATCCGCGGCGACCGTACCTACTTCCGGGACACCGCCGTCGGCGTCGCGGTCGGCATCACCTGCGAGCCCGAGACGCGCGTGATCGGCGGACCGCCATCGGCCATCGCCGATCGGACGGAGACCGCGATCGAAGTCGAGCCGGGCCAGTACGCACAGAACGACGCCGCGAAACGACTGTACCGGGAGTTCCGCGAGCGATTCGAGGACACCTCGTTCGTTCGCAAGGTCGCCAGCCCGGACCTGATCGCGGAGTTCCTGCCACCGGGCGGGAGCCGGATCGTCGACTGAGCCACAACGACAGCGCACTTACTGCTCGCCCACCCAGTCGTGATATGCAGATCAACGGCCGCACGCGACTCGAGGGCGAGCGCGAGCGCTGGACGCTCGTTCCCGAGAGTCTCGACGATCTCTGGCATCTCTCCTACGTGCTCGAACCCGGCGATCTCGTCTCGGGCGAGACCACCCGGCGCATCCAGCGCGACGACGATCGGATGCGCGACACCGGCGGCGAACGCGAGCCGATGTCGGTCACGATCAGCGTGGAGGACAGCGAGTTCCACAAGTTCGCCAACCGACTCCGCGTATCGGGCACGATCGAGTCGGCCTCGCGCGAGGACCAGATCGGCCATCACCACACGCTCAACGTCGAGGAGCGCGCGGAGGTCGAGATCGAGAAGATATGGCAGCCCGACCAGCGCGAGCGCATCGAAGAGGCCGTCGAGGCGACCGAGAACGCCGACGTGGCGATCGCCACCGTCGAGGAGGGTGCGGCCTCGATCCACACCGTCGCCCAGTACGGGGCCGAGGAGTACGCTTCTTTCACTGGCCCCACCGGAAAGGGCGAGTACGCCCGCGAGCGCTCCGAACTGTTCGCCGAGCTCGCGAGCGCGCTCTCACACCTCGACGTCGATGCGGTCTTGCTCGCCGGACCGGGATTCACCAAGGAGGACGCCAAGAAGTATATCGAGCGGAACGCACCCGAGCTGCTGGACAAACTCGGAGCGACCGTCGACACGAGCGCCATCGGCGATCGCGGCGTTCACGAGGTGCTCAAGCGCGGTGCGGTCGAGGAGGTCCAGGCCGAGACTCGCATCGCCGAGGAGGCCGGGAAGATCGACGAACTCACCGCCCGCATCGGGCAGGATGCGGAGGCCACCTACGGCATCGAGAAGGTCGCCGAGGCCACCGAGTTCGGGGCCGTGGAGGAGCTGCTCGTGCTCGACGAGCGCCTGCGCGAAGAACGCACCGACGATGGCGAGTGGGATGTCGACGTGAACGAGATCATCGAACGGGTCGAACAGCAGGGCGGTTCCGTCACCGTCTTTTCGAGCGAATTCGCGCCCGGCGATCAATTGGGCTCACTCGGCGGGATCGCGGCGCTGTTGCGTTATCGCCTGGAGTGATTCGATGAATTACTCGATCTCGACCGTCAGTCCATCACGAGCGAACCTGACGTCGCCGTCGTAGCGCTCGCCGATCGATTCGAGCATCTCCTCGTGGCGACCCTCGGTGTGGGGGTAGAGATGGGTGAGATAGAGCCGTCCGACGTCGGTTCCCGAATCGGCGAGCGTTTCGCCAAGCTGGCTCGGCGTCGGGTGGCTCGAGACGTCGACCTCGTCGGGAAACGAGCAGTCGTGGGCCAGTACGGCCGATCCGTCGGCGAAATTCGCAAGACCCTCGAACGCCTCGCTGTCGGCGCTGAAGGTGAACGTCGGTCCTTCCCCATGCGTGAACCGATAGGCGAGACAGTCCATCGAGTGGCGGGTCTCCTTGGCGTCGATGTCGAACCCGGCGACCGAGAACGATTCCGCGCCGATCTCGCGCACTCGGAGATCGATGCGCCCGTCCATGTACTCGTGGACGTCAAGCAGGCCGTCGAGCAGGGCCTTGGTGCCCTGCGGGCCGACGACTTCCAGATGCTCTGCGCCGGCGAGCCAGCGGGCTTTCATCAGGGGAAGGAGGTCGGCCACGTGGTCGAGATGGTGGTGGCTCAGGAGAACCGTCGAAACGCCCTCGTAGCCCGCGTCGGT belongs to Halococcus qingdaonensis and includes:
- a CDS encoding OB-fold nucleic acid binding domain-containing protein — protein: MGSCIICGTSTDGYICESHEEDVVFEFEGSHANQLTPGRFYRGSVDGFAEFGVFIDIGDSVTGLLHRSELDSRLESLDWDSGDTVYVQVTDVHDNGNVDLTWSIRQADREFRGSLVDTPEGDELPDDAEAPDPNERAVAGRPATDADESAVTTDEPQTDESSATVDIDGASESETDTSTERATGTSAASTADDGGATLAEPDEERERVAIDELESRVGDEVRVEGTVASVRQTGGPTVFTLHDESGTVDCAAFEEAGVRAYPDVEQGAVVAIEGRVERHREEIQVEASGLAVLDDEEREAVEDRMEEALAEQAQPEAVAPLAEDEAVDDRLDEIRDLAGLIRRAVLDSRPVIVRHDASADGYVAASAIERATLPLVRDEHAQRDAEYHYFDRRPLGEGVYDMNSATRDVTKMLDANERHDEKFPLFVFCGVGGTGASKDGLELLSVYDADRAVVSDGATNGETAEAFVDTAGTTATAIAATVAVHVDPDVRDDLEHLPAVSFWEETPAAYADLASEMEYDADRTRDLRQSVALVANYQAYEDKRELVADLLFDGRESLATRLATQFREKLDTALDTARAHLEQHEVDGTVVSVLDTDAFTHRYDFPPTGLLCDELHRRTRDDAPVLLGIGEDELLVRHVDALDLDAVATDVADGAPDADVSVGAAGDDRLTFLVGEREAVREAAIEAVAERS
- a CDS encoding tRNA uridine(34) 5-carboxymethylaminomethyl modification radical SAM/GNAT enzyme Elp3, whose product is MSTEIPPTETEAFERTCETLIERILDGEIERGKVEAAKLEACSTHSAPKVPKNSEIMDHAPEGRREELEKVLQRKPVRTASGVSPVAIMTSPHMCPHGKCLYCPGGPGSEFSSSQSYTGHEPAAARGVQNDYDPYGQVTLRLNQLREIGHPVDKVELIVMGGTMTARSHDYQEWFVKRALQALNEFDPDAEPTPSESESFAQEPDEYDFRYLEDVIADNETARVRNIGTTFETKPDWCDPEQIDRMLDLGGTKVEVGVQTTYDEINRAMHRGHGTQASVNANRRLRDAGFKVGFHMMPGQPGMTREMCIEDFRRLFEESEWRPDYLKIYPMLVVRGTATYDMWRNEEFEPLDNETAAELVAEIKSMIPKYVRLQRVQRDIPADFIDAGVWKSNLRQLARQRMDEHGWDCDCIRCREVGMNEEPPENVERDVLTYESGGGTEQFISYEDPDRDLLVGFCRLRFLNDPVRRELENAAIVRELHVYGPMVQVGDESADWQHRGYGGKLLDHAERMAADAGFDKLSVISGIGAREYYRNRGYHQDGPYVSKRL
- a CDS encoding NAD(P)/FAD-dependent oxidoreductase, with translation MNVAIVGAGVAGAGAAYALNDTADVTVFEKASSIGGRTATRRRHGCRYDYGANYCKDEGSADDLLPELDASGLVDIDTPVWTFDGANEISEGHDSDERKWTYRDGIEQLPHRLFERTDATIETDTRIGGIERTNGWRLENVAGDDCGEFDALVCTPPAPQTAELLASAGWEDELREQLVGTMNAVPYRTTVTAVLHYPFALDRPYYALVNTDGEHEIGWLSREECKPGHVPEGESLLIVQLAPGWSAERYSEPTDEIAATAADSVAELFDDERLAAPDWVDSKGWRLAQPDDGVDTELLARAEADGLFFAGDWVAGEGRIHLALDSGLDAGDRIRERA
- the rqcH gene encoding ribosome rescue protein RqcH, with protein sequence MDPKRELTSVDLAALVTELGTYAGAKLDKAYLYGDDLLRLKLRDFDRGRVELLIEVGETKRAHVVSPEHVPDAPGRPPGFAKMLRNRLSGADFAGVSQFGFDRVLTFEFERGDRNTKVVAELFGEGNVAVLDATGEVVDCLNTVRLQSRTVAPGAQYEFPSARFDPLAVDYDGFAARMDESNTDLVRTLATQLNFGGLYGEELCTRADVEKELAIEEADETDFEALYDALTGLSEQLSSGDFAPRIYRDDGEPVDVTPFPLDERAELDSEEFDSFTAALDAYFVELDTTEDEESGGRERPDFEEQIERQQRIIDQQEGAIEEFEEQADRERETAESLYANYELVDEILITVRNAREEGIGWEAIEERFAEGEERGIAAAEAVTGIEPSEGTVTVEIDDRDVELDPEEGVEQNADRLYREAKRVVEKKEGAEEAVAETREELEAIERQRDEWEAGDVDNEPDEESEDIDWLSRRSIPVRTDEQWYERFRWFHTSDGYLVIGGRNADQNEDLVKKYLDRGDRFFHTQVQGGPVTILKATGPSEPTREIDLPDRSLEEAARFAVSYSTVWKNGRFAGDAYMAEPDQVSKTPESGEYLEKGGFAIRGDRTYFRDTAVGVAVGITCEPETRVIGGPPSAIADRTETAIEVEPGQYAQNDAAKRLYREFRERFEDTSFVRKVASPDLIAEFLPPGGSRIVD
- a CDS encoding mRNA surveillance protein pelota, whose translation is MQINGRTRLEGERERWTLVPESLDDLWHLSYVLEPGDLVSGETTRRIQRDDDRMRDTGGEREPMSVTISVEDSEFHKFANRLRVSGTIESASREDQIGHHHTLNVEERAEVEIEKIWQPDQRERIEEAVEATENADVAIATVEEGAASIHTVAQYGAEEYASFTGPTGKGEYARERSELFAELASALSHLDVDAVLLAGPGFTKEDAKKYIERNAPELLDKLGATVDTSAIGDRGVHEVLKRGAVEEVQAETRIAEEAGKIDELTARIGQDAEATYGIEKVAEATEFGAVEELLVLDERLREERTDDGEWDVDVNEIIERVEQQGGSVTVFSSEFAPGDQLGSLGGIAALLRYRLE
- a CDS encoding MBL fold metallo-hydrolase; translation: MRVTFLGTGAAMPSGRRAQTGLLLDADGDSLLVDCGSGVLNALARTDAGYEGVSTVLLSHHHLDHVADLLPLMKARWLAGAEHLEVVGPQGTKALLDGLLDVHEYMDGRIDLRVREIGAESFSVAGFDIDAKETRHSMDCLAYRFTHGEGPTFTFSADSEAFEGLANFADGSAVLAHDCSFPDEVDVSSHPTPSQLGETLADSGTDVGRLYLTHLYPHTEGRHEEMLESIGERYDGDVRFARDGLTVEIE